A window of Proteus columbae contains these coding sequences:
- a CDS encoding MFS transporter, which yields MDTHEIDSKGMSLGTDISDNTSSIEKPAQHQSNPKHYIQRDDALYIKVTVSFFMVGLATFALLYFVQPILPVLSNEFSVSPATSSLALSLSTALMACGLLITGPLSDAFGRKNVMVIALFCAAFFTLLSATMNSWTGILITRALVGLSLSGVAAVAMTYLSEEIHPAYLALSMGLYISGNSIGGMSGRVITGVLSDYYSWRLSVVILGIFALFAAITFWKILPASQHFRPTALKPRNLLITTKLHFRDKGLPLLFIEGGLLMGGFVTLFNYIGYRLLDAPYSLSQTTVGLISIVYLSGTYSASKAGLLTTKYGLGKVFIAGISMMLIGILITLIESLPVIFIGMLILTTGFFAAHAVASSWVGRRAKRGRAQASSLYLFTYYAGSSLAGTVGGLFWVSFGWLGVGLFIALLMLTALLIALHLNKVAQ from the coding sequence ATGGATACTCACGAAATAGACAGTAAAGGTATGAGCTTAGGCACTGATATTTCAGACAATACATCAAGTATAGAAAAGCCTGCTCAACACCAATCTAACCCTAAACACTATATTCAACGTGATGATGCACTGTATATAAAAGTGACAGTGTCATTTTTTATGGTCGGTTTAGCGACATTCGCCTTACTCTATTTTGTGCAACCTATATTACCAGTGTTATCTAACGAATTTTCCGTCAGCCCAGCAACCAGTAGTTTAGCGCTCTCACTTTCAACCGCTTTAATGGCATGTGGATTATTAATCACAGGCCCACTTTCAGACGCCTTTGGTCGTAAAAATGTCATGGTTATCGCACTGTTTTGCGCTGCATTTTTTACATTATTAAGTGCGACAATGAATAGCTGGACAGGTATTTTAATTACGCGAGCTTTAGTTGGACTTTCATTAAGTGGCGTTGCAGCAGTAGCAATGACGTATTTAAGTGAAGAAATTCACCCTGCTTATCTCGCATTATCAATGGGTTTATATATTAGCGGAAATTCTATTGGAGGAATGAGCGGACGCGTTATTACAGGGGTACTAAGTGATTATTATTCTTGGCGTTTATCCGTTGTTATTCTCGGTATTTTTGCCCTTTTTGCTGCAATTACTTTCTGGAAGATATTACCAGCTTCACAGCACTTTAGACCGACAGCATTAAAACCTCGCAATCTTCTTATAACGACTAAATTGCATTTTAGAGATAAAGGGCTGCCTTTGTTATTTATTGAAGGTGGTTTATTAATGGGAGGTTTTGTTACTTTATTTAACTATATTGGCTATCGTTTATTAGACGCACCCTATTCATTAAGTCAAACTACTGTGGGTCTGATTTCTATCGTCTATTTAAGTGGTACTTATAGCGCATCCAAAGCTGGCTTATTAACCACTAAATACGGTTTAGGCAAAGTCTTTATTGCTGGAATTTCAATGATGTTAATTGGCATATTGATTACTTTGATTGAATCACTGCCCGTTATCTTTATTGGGATGCTTATCTTAACGACAGGTTTCTTTGCTGCACATGCAGTCGCAAGTAGTTGGGTTGGTCGTCGCGCTAAACGAGGAAGAGCCCAAGCCTCTTCACTTTATCTTTTTACTTACTATGCGGGATCTAGCCTTGCAGGCACAGTGGGCGGATTATTCTGGGTGAGTTTTGGCTGGCTTGGTGTAGGGTTATTTATTGCCCTTTTAATGTTAACAGCCTTATTAATAGCATTACACTTAAACAAAGTTGCCCAATAA
- a CDS encoding LysR family transcriptional regulator: protein MNIELRHLRYFIAVAEELHFGKAAERLNISQPPLSQQIQALESEIGARLLERTNRSVSLTPAGQMFLKESYQIMAQVNAAAMRAARMEKGELGEISIGFTSTTPFMHLVTLSLRQFRENYPEVGIHMHQMNTKQQISPLLTGRIDLGIMRNTTLPENLHHQLLFREPFILAVYEGHPLLAYKETGVNIQDIGQYPFVFFERDVGTALYDEIIQLLSLSGITPTIAQEAGEAMTILGLVAAGLGISIVTKSFTRMKVDGVHYLHFANSQAFSEVWLVSHNKRTIPAAANRLTQLLLKNILDHQKS, encoded by the coding sequence ATGAATATTGAACTTAGACATTTACGTTACTTTATTGCTGTTGCAGAAGAGCTTCACTTTGGTAAAGCAGCAGAAAGATTGAATATTTCTCAACCTCCGTTAAGCCAACAAATACAAGCACTTGAAAGCGAAATAGGCGCTAGACTTTTAGAGCGAACAAACCGTTCTGTTTCATTAACACCCGCAGGACAAATGTTTTTAAAAGAGTCGTATCAAATTATGGCGCAGGTCAACGCAGCTGCAATGCGCGCCGCTAGAATGGAAAAAGGTGAATTAGGTGAAATTTCAATTGGTTTTACCTCAACAACGCCTTTTATGCATTTAGTCACCTTGAGTTTGCGACAGTTTAGAGAAAACTATCCAGAAGTCGGTATTCATATGCATCAAATGAATACAAAACAACAGATATCGCCGTTACTAACGGGGCGTATTGATCTAGGGATCATGCGAAACACAACATTACCCGAAAATTTGCACCACCAGCTATTGTTTCGTGAGCCTTTTATTTTAGCGGTTTATGAAGGGCATCCACTGCTTGCTTACAAAGAAACGGGGGTCAATATTCAAGATATTGGGCAATATCCTTTTGTTTTCTTTGAGAGAGATGTTGGTACGGCACTTTATGATGAGATTATTCAGTTGCTTAGTCTGTCAGGAATTACGCCAACTATTGCACAAGAAGCGGGTGAAGCCATGACAATTTTAGGGCTAGTTGCAGCAGGACTTGGTATTTCTATTGTGACAAAATCATTTACGCGAATGAAAGTTGATGGAGTGCACTATCTACACTTTGCAAATTCTCAAGCGTTCTCTGAAGTTTGGTTAGTTTCACATAATAAACGAACTATTCCTGCTGCGGCGAATCGATTAACGCAATTGCTGTTGAAAAATATCTTAGATCACCAAAAATCTTGA
- the mlc gene encoding sugar metabolism global transcriptional regulator Mlc yields the protein MGNQPSHIDHVKQFNLGTVFRLIDEHGPISRISLSKKAELAPASITKITRELVEAHLIHETEFPDVGFRGRPAVGLKLESQGWQFLCIRVNKGSLLFSLRELDSKLVTEDTFDFPKEYSDDFLNHFLVAIDKFFERYQSHVERLTAISITMNAIVDPISGVIYSSPYYDIKDIPLADKIHEKTGVSVFLQHSVTAWTMAESLYGAAKNNSDVLQIVIDDIVGAGVINNGKTLHSNSHSAVEIGHTKVIDSQNSCYCGAKGCLETEIAIPQLIKKAQLLAQEDPTSLLNKYPITVETLCDAILVGDKSALEIVNLVAQRLGFILAVMINIFNPQKILIGSPLCRAKSVLFPLMLNHIQDHVMPRYAKSLIIEETELRNKGTLPAASLVKEALYNGSLLIELMQG from the coding sequence ATGGGGAACCAACCTAGCCATATCGATCACGTAAAACAATTTAATCTTGGCACAGTCTTTCGCTTGATTGATGAACATGGTCCCATTTCTCGTATTTCATTGTCGAAAAAGGCAGAGCTTGCGCCAGCAAGCATTACTAAGATCACGCGAGAATTAGTTGAAGCGCATCTTATTCATGAAACGGAATTCCCAGATGTGGGATTTCGAGGCAGGCCTGCTGTCGGATTAAAATTAGAAAGCCAAGGCTGGCAATTTCTCTGTATTCGCGTCAATAAAGGCAGTTTACTTTTTAGTTTAAGAGAATTAGATAGCAAACTAGTTACTGAAGATACATTCGATTTCCCCAAAGAATACAGCGATGATTTTCTTAATCACTTTTTAGTTGCAATTGATAAATTCTTCGAGCGTTATCAATCTCATGTTGAAAGATTGACGGCAATTAGCATTACAATGAATGCCATTGTTGATCCTATTAGTGGCGTTATTTATAGCTCACCTTATTATGATATTAAAGACATTCCACTTGCCGATAAAATCCATGAAAAAACAGGTGTTTCTGTATTTTTACAACATAGCGTAACTGCATGGACAATGGCCGAATCTTTATACGGTGCGGCAAAAAACAATTCAGACGTTCTACAAATTGTTATCGATGATATTGTTGGTGCTGGCGTAATAAACAATGGAAAAACATTACATTCTAACAGCCATAGCGCCGTCGAAATTGGACATACTAAAGTTATCGATTCTCAAAATAGCTGTTATTGCGGGGCAAAAGGGTGTTTAGAAACAGAAATTGCTATTCCTCAATTAATTAAGAAAGCCCAATTATTAGCTCAAGAAGATCCCACTTCGTTGCTAAACAAATATCCTATAACTGTTGAGACATTGTGTGATGCGATATTAGTTGGCGATAAATCCGCGCTTGAAATTGTAAATTTAGTCGCTCAGCGATTAGGTTTTATTTTGGCTGTTATGATCAATATCTTTAATCCGCAAAAAATATTAATTGGTTCGCCGCTATGTCGCGCTAAATCAGTGCTCTTTCCTTTGATGCTGAATCATATTCAAGATCACGTCATGCCTCGTTATGCAAAGTCACTCATTATTGAAGAAACAGAGTTAAGAAATAAAGGTACATTGCCAGCTGCATCTTTAGTGAAAGAAGCGCTGTACAACGGTTCTTTGTTAATTGAATTGATGCAAGGCTAA
- the bioD gene encoding dethiobiotin synthase: MLTRFFVTGTDTNVGKTVVTRALLQSLNRGGSTAVGYKPIATELHETADGERNRDAMIIHNSSPVEVRYDEINPILLDNCYVSENEIDFNKISNELDNLSKKAECVVIEGNGGWRYLLDDNTFYSDWVVKEQIPVVLVVGIQPGCVNHSILTAQSIINDGLKLVGWVANRINPGLPYYAKIVERLSQHIPAPLIGEIPYLLRPEERDLSCYLDLSQLEIAVPA, translated from the coding sequence ATGTTAACACGCTTTTTTGTTACGGGGACAGATACCAACGTGGGTAAAACTGTTGTAACCCGAGCACTTCTTCAGTCATTAAATCGTGGCGGGTCAACGGCAGTAGGTTATAAGCCTATTGCAACAGAATTACATGAAACGGCTGATGGTGAACGTAATCGTGACGCTATGATTATTCATAATTCATCACCAGTTGAAGTTCGCTACGACGAAATTAATCCTATTTTGCTTGATAATTGTTATGTTAGCGAAAATGAAATCGATTTTAATAAAATTTCAAATGAGCTCGACAATTTAAGTAAAAAAGCAGAGTGTGTTGTTATCGAAGGTAATGGTGGTTGGCGTTATCTGCTTGATGATAATACTTTTTATTCTGATTGGGTGGTGAAAGAACAAATCCCAGTTGTTTTGGTTGTTGGTATTCAACCAGGCTGTGTCAATCACTCAATATTAACAGCGCAATCTATTATCAATGATGGTTTGAAATTAGTAGGTTGGGTTGCAAACAGAATAAATCCAGGATTACCTTATTACGCGAAAATTGTGGAAAGGCTGTCTCAGCATATTCCTGCACCACTGATTGGTGAAATCCCGTATTTATTACGTCCTGAAGAACGTGATCTCTCTTGTTACCTCGATTTAAGTCAGTTGGAAATCGCTGTACCTGCTTAA
- a CDS encoding DUF1161 domain-containing protein, whose product MKKYVFAVMATLVAFAPLAANAGCDEVVESIQQKIVNNGVPAANFTLTVVENDQVAQTEGKVVGTCENDSKKIIYTRH is encoded by the coding sequence ATGAAAAAATATGTATTTGCAGTAATGGCCACACTGGTTGCATTTGCACCTTTAGCCGCGAATGCGGGTTGTGATGAAGTCGTTGAGTCTATTCAACAAAAAATCGTTAATAATGGTGTGCCAGCCGCTAACTTTACTTTAACTGTCGTTGAAAACGACCAAGTTGCACAAACAGAAGGTAAAGTTGTTGGAACTTGCGAAAATGACAGCAAGAAAATCATCTATACTCGTCATTAA
- a CDS encoding DUF1283 family protein, translating to MVFSLFLGLSVSSFSSVAASTNVTINGDGYDNVLDKEQARQMKEDWDQKRELRTQVNQRERIEFNKVDKAIDERDACLKSANVYAYWEPETRRCLDSNTGRPVNP from the coding sequence ATGGTGTTCTCCTTATTTCTTGGTTTATCAGTGTCTTCTTTTTCTTCTGTTGCCGCTTCCACTAATGTAACCATTAATGGTGATGGCTATGATAATGTCTTAGATAAAGAACAAGCTCGACAAATGAAAGAGGATTGGGATCAAAAGCGTGAGCTACGTACCCAAGTCAATCAGCGAGAAAGAATTGAATTTAATAAAGTAGATAAAGCCATTGATGAGCGGGATGCTTGTCTGAAAAGTGCAAACGTCTACGCTTATTGGGAGCCTGAAACTCGTCGTTGTTTAGACAGTAATACGGGGCGCCCTGTTAACCCATAA
- the ydfG gene encoding bifunctional NADP-dependent 3-hydroxy acid dehydrogenase/3-hydroxypropionate dehydrogenase YdfG — MIIFITGASAGFGEAIARHFISHGHKVIGTARRLDKLNNLHKELGEQFYPLQLDVTDKKAVSEIYTQLPEKWREIDVLVNNAGLALGLNTADKANLDDWDTMIETNNKGLVHVTRAILPFMVERNKGHVINISSTAASWPYMGGNVYGATKAFVKQFSLGLRADLQGKKVRVTDIEPGLVGGTEFSLVRFKGDSNKVEQTYANANALTPEDVAEAVYWTATLPAHVNINTLEMMPVSQSFAGLSVHRQS, encoded by the coding sequence ATGATTATTTTTATCACGGGTGCTTCTGCTGGTTTTGGTGAAGCCATTGCTCGTCATTTTATCAGCCACGGACACAAAGTTATTGGTACAGCCCGTCGTTTGGATAAACTGAATAACTTGCATAAAGAGCTAGGTGAACAATTTTATCCATTGCAGTTAGATGTGACAGATAAAAAAGCAGTCAGTGAGATTTACACCCAATTACCTGAAAAATGGCGCGAAATTGATGTGTTAGTCAATAATGCAGGATTAGCCCTAGGTTTAAATACCGCGGATAAAGCCAACCTTGATGACTGGGATACGATGATCGAGACAAATAATAAAGGTCTGGTTCATGTCACCCGCGCTATTCTTCCTTTTATGGTAGAAAGAAACAAAGGTCATGTTATTAATATCAGCTCAACTGCCGCATCTTGGCCTTATATGGGCGGTAATGTTTATGGCGCCACTAAAGCATTTGTTAAACAATTTAGTTTAGGATTACGTGCTGATCTCCAAGGTAAAAAAGTCCGTGTGACCGATATTGAACCAGGACTTGTTGGTGGTACAGAGTTCTCATTAGTTCGTTTTAAAGGTGATAGTAATAAAGTTGAGCAAACTTATGCTAATGCAAATGCGTTAACACCTGAAGATGTGGCAGAAGCGGTATATTGGACAGCAACATTGCCTGCTCATGTGAATATCAATACCCTAGAAATGATGCCTGTTAGCCAATCATTTGCAGGCTTAAGTGTTCATCGTCAAAGCTAA
- the osmB gene encoding osmotically-inducible lipoprotein OsmB has product MNITLKKVGTLCVASVLLFSLAGCSSMTKRDRNTAIGAGAGAIGGAILTDGSALGTIGGGVLGGVIGHQVGKK; this is encoded by the coding sequence ATGAATATCACGTTAAAAAAGGTTGGAACACTGTGTGTCGCTTCTGTTCTGCTTTTTTCACTTGCGGGTTGTTCTAGCATGACAAAACGCGACCGTAATACAGCAATTGGAGCCGGTGCAGGTGCTATCGGTGGTGCTATTTTAACTGATGGTAGCGCATTGGGTACTATTGGTGGCGGCGTCTTGGGTGGTGTTATTGGTCATCAAGTTGGTAAAAAATAA
- the tehA gene encoding dicarboxylate transporter/tellurite-resistance protein TehA has translation MNKFKILSSQFASGYFGVVLGMIGTGMAWRYAAKEHNYPAYIGEIFISVGYLVWLTLTLFLLGKWLFHRQRILDEVKHPVASGFTSLFPATTVLVSIGLSPYSPLFSLVLFSLGAIAQLAYSSWLIGYQWKGEYPKMATTPVLYLPTVANNFICAMACGAFGFNDLGILFFGAGVFSWLSLEPAILKRIRSEGLMDEKLRLSFGIQLAPALVACSAYLAINDNHIDFFAKMLLGYGLLQLLFMVRLIPWFVKQSFSLPFWSFSFGVSALAKASLNMSMASNSHFMQLLSTALFIFANLIILLLIWHSLLWVFRGLKKLCCPSKVF, from the coding sequence ATGAATAAATTTAAGATACTCTCTTCACAATTTGCATCGGGCTATTTTGGTGTAGTACTGGGGATGATAGGTACGGGTATGGCATGGCGCTATGCGGCTAAAGAGCATAACTATCCAGCTTATATTGGTGAAATATTTATTAGTGTGGGTTATTTGGTCTGGTTAACACTGACGTTATTTTTATTGGGCAAATGGTTATTCCATCGACAACGTATTCTTGATGAAGTTAAACATCCCGTTGCCAGTGGATTTACCAGTTTATTTCCCGCAACAACAGTCTTAGTATCGATAGGTTTAAGTCCTTATTCACCGTTATTTTCTCTTGTATTATTTAGCCTCGGTGCGATTGCTCAGTTAGCGTATTCCAGTTGGCTGATTGGTTATCAATGGAAGGGTGAATATCCTAAAATGGCAACCACACCTGTATTATATTTACCTACAGTGGCGAATAACTTTATCTGTGCTATGGCATGTGGTGCATTTGGATTTAATGATTTGGGTATTTTATTTTTTGGCGCTGGCGTATTTTCTTGGTTAAGTTTAGAACCTGCTATTTTAAAAAGAATACGTAGTGAAGGGTTAATGGATGAAAAGTTACGGCTCTCATTTGGTATTCAATTAGCTCCTGCTTTAGTTGCCTGTAGTGCATATTTGGCTATCAATGATAATCATATCGACTTCTTCGCTAAAATGTTATTAGGCTATGGCCTATTACAACTTTTATTTATGGTGAGATTAATCCCTTGGTTTGTTAAACAGTCATTTTCATTACCATTTTGGAGTTTTTCCTTTGGTGTCTCTGCGTTAGCAAAAGCATCATTAAATATGAGTATGGCATCTAATAGCCATTTTATGCAGTTATTATCAACGGCACTATTTATCTTTGCTAATTTAATTATCTTACTACTGATTTGGCATTCATTATTATGGGTTTTTAGAGGGCTAAAAAAATTATGTTGTCCATCTAAAGTATTTTAA
- a CDS encoding metalloregulator ArsR/SmtB family transcription factor translates to MEPLQLFKVLSDQTRLDIVLLLKASGELCVCDIYTALNLSQPKTSRHLAMLRESGILLDSKHGKWVHYRLSPTLLPWVKNIIEITYATEKNKIADLLRTIEKKGAVSCCSE, encoded by the coding sequence ATGGAACCATTGCAATTATTTAAGGTATTAAGTGATCAAACAAGGCTAGATATTGTGTTGCTACTTAAAGCATCTGGCGAGTTGTGTGTTTGTGACATCTATACAGCCCTAAACTTATCCCAGCCGAAGACTTCTCGCCACCTAGCTATGTTGCGGGAAAGTGGGATATTGCTTGATTCTAAACATGGGAAATGGGTTCATTATCGTTTATCTCCCACATTATTACCGTGGGTGAAAAATATTATTGAAATCACCTACGCGACAGAGAAAAATAAAATAGCAGATTTGCTTCGAACTATTGAAAAGAAAGGAGCGGTTAGTTGCTGCTCTGAATAA
- a CDS encoding arsenic transporter, producing MFIAVLIFVLTITFVIWQPKGLGIGWSATAGALVALLLGVIHLQDIPVVWNIVWNATATFVAVIIISLILDESGFFEWAALHVAKWGGGKGRLLFSYIILLGASVAALFANDGAALILTPIVIAMLLALGFSKGTTLAFVMAAGFIADTASLPLIVSNLVNIVSADFFNIGFTEYASVMVPVDIAAIIATLIMLHWFFRKDIPQQYDTSKLAMPATAIKDVKTFKAGWLVLLLLLLGFFILEPLGIPISAIAAVGAVILWFVAAQGKTINTRKVLRGAPWQIVIFSLGMYLVVYGLRNAGLTHYLSEVLNTLAEKGIWEATLGTGFITAFLSSIMNNMPTVLVGALSIEGSNATGLIKEAMIYANVIGADLGPKITPIGSLATLLWLHVLSQKKMTITWGYYFKTGIIMTIPVLTVTLIALVLRLTLIN from the coding sequence ATGTTTATTGCAGTATTAATATTTGTCTTAACAATCACTTTTGTTATTTGGCAACCTAAAGGTTTAGGTATCGGCTGGAGTGCAACCGCGGGTGCACTAGTTGCGCTACTGTTAGGTGTCATTCATCTTCAAGATATTCCTGTGGTTTGGAATATCGTCTGGAATGCAACTGCCACATTTGTTGCTGTTATTATTATCAGTCTGATTTTAGATGAAAGTGGCTTTTTTGAATGGGCAGCACTTCATGTTGCAAAATGGGGCGGTGGTAAAGGTCGTCTTTTATTTAGCTATATTATCCTGCTAGGTGCATCCGTTGCTGCACTGTTTGCTAACGATGGCGCTGCACTTATTTTAACACCCATTGTGATTGCAATGTTGCTCGCTCTTGGATTTAGTAAAGGCACAACATTGGCTTTTGTTATGGCGGCAGGATTTATTGCAGATACCGCAAGTTTGCCTTTAATTGTTTCAAATTTAGTCAATATCGTCTCTGCTGATTTCTTTAATATCGGATTTACGGAATATGCCTCAGTGATGGTTCCGGTTGATATTGCCGCTATTATCGCGACATTAATTATGTTGCATTGGTTTTTCCGCAAAGATATTCCTCAGCAATATGACACCTCTAAATTAGCGATGCCTGCGACAGCGATTAAAGATGTGAAAACATTCAAAGCAGGTTGGTTGGTATTGCTTCTTTTATTGCTTGGTTTTTTCATACTGGAACCGTTGGGTATTCCGATTAGTGCCATTGCAGCTGTTGGCGCCGTAATTTTGTGGTTTGTCGCGGCACAAGGAAAGACGATTAATACTCGAAAAGTTTTACGAGGAGCACCTTGGCAAATCGTTATTTTTTCATTAGGTATGTACCTTGTTGTTTATGGATTACGCAATGCGGGTTTGACTCATTATCTATCAGAAGTACTTAACACATTGGCAGAAAAAGGAATATGGGAAGCGACATTAGGAACGGGGTTTATTACCGCATTTTTATCTTCAATTATGAACAATATGCCAACTGTTCTTGTAGGTGCTTTATCTATTGAAGGTAGTAATGCGACGGGTTTAATTAAAGAGGCGATGATTTATGCCAATGTCATTGGTGCCGATCTCGGTCCAAAAATTACACCAATAGGAAGTTTAGCAACTTTATTGTGGCTACATGTATTATCACAAAAAAAAATGACTATTACATGGGGATATTATTTCAAAACGGGCATTATTATGACTATTCCAGTGCTGACAGTAACATTAATTGCTTTAGTACTTAGACTTACGTTAATAAATTGA
- the arsC gene encoding glutaredoxin-dependent arsenate reductase, with product MSHITIYHNPNCGTSRNTLEMIRNSGIEPEIIHYLDTPPSKQILEKLIADMNISVRVLLRKNVEPYDKLGLGHIDATDEQLIDYMLQYPILINRPIVVTPLGTRLCRPSEVVLDILPKAQKGAFSKEDGQNVVDEKGNRLI from the coding sequence ATGAGCCATATTACAATCTATCATAATCCAAATTGTGGTACTTCTCGCAATACGCTTGAAATGATCCGAAATAGTGGAATAGAGCCTGAAATTATCCATTATTTAGACACTCCACCATCTAAACAGATTTTAGAAAAACTCATTGCTGATATGAATATTTCGGTTAGAGTTTTATTACGAAAGAATGTTGAACCTTATGATAAATTAGGTCTTGGTCATATTGATGCTACTGATGAGCAACTTATTGATTATATGCTGCAATATCCAATATTAATCAATAGACCTATTGTTGTGACACCATTAGGAACTCGGTTATGCCGTCCTTCAGAAGTCGTTTTAGATATTCTTCCAAAAGCACAGAAAGGTGCCTTTTCAAAAGAAGATGGACAAAATGTTGTCGATGAAAAAGGGAATAGGCTGATATAA
- the add gene encoding adenosine deaminase, which translates to MTFNPSLLPKVELHVHLDTCLSYFYIKQLDPTISIDEFNQQFVAHKPCFDLGDFLSKVIPQIDILQTKSAITLAVDDLFYQLKADNVIYAEIRFAPLLHTKQGLTDKEVVEVVISAMNEASQKYDIKARLILCTLRHFSVLESQETAKLVVEYLHKGVVALDLAADEARFPLDNHIAAFDYVKKAGGNLIAHAGEAKGAESVTETLDKLQVTRIGHGVRSIEDSEVINRLRSQNILLEVCPSCNIICNIYEQIDQHPVNQLKKQGVKLNINTDARTVANTSLNKEYQLLYDVFGWSEKDFIDALNASFISNNVREKLMDKLNDFYAK; encoded by the coding sequence ATGACATTTAATCCTAGTTTATTACCTAAAGTTGAGCTTCATGTGCATTTAGATACCTGTTTAAGCTATTTTTATATTAAACAGCTAGATCCAACAATAAGCATTGACGAGTTTAATCAGCAATTTGTTGCTCATAAACCCTGTTTTGATTTGGGCGATTTTTTAAGTAAAGTCATACCACAAATTGATATTTTGCAGACAAAATCTGCAATTACACTGGCTGTTGACGATCTGTTTTATCAGTTGAAAGCAGACAATGTTATTTACGCTGAGATACGTTTTGCCCCGTTATTACACACAAAACAAGGCTTAACAGATAAAGAAGTCGTTGAAGTTGTTATTTCTGCAATGAATGAAGCCTCTCAAAAATATGATATTAAAGCTAGATTAATTTTATGCACACTACGTCATTTTAGTGTATTAGAGAGTCAGGAAACCGCTAAATTGGTTGTGGAATACCTTCATAAAGGCGTGGTTGCCCTTGATTTAGCCGCTGACGAAGCACGTTTCCCTTTAGATAATCATATTGCTGCTTTTGATTATGTTAAAAAAGCAGGAGGTAATTTAATTGCTCATGCAGGGGAAGCGAAAGGCGCTGAAAGCGTTACTGAAACATTGGATAAGCTGCAAGTTACTCGAATTGGTCATGGTGTAAGAAGTATTGAAGATAGTGAAGTAATTAACAGGCTTAGATCTCAGAATATATTATTAGAAGTTTGTCCAAGCTGTAATATTATCTGCAATATATATGAGCAAATAGACCAACACCCAGTTAATCAGCTAAAAAAGCAGGGTGTTAAATTAAATATTAATACCGATGCGCGAACGGTTGCCAATACTTCATTAAATAAAGAGTATCAGTTATTGTATGATGTTTTTGGTTGGAGCGAAAAAGACTTTATCGATGCTCTTAATGCCAGTTTTATTTCCAATAACGTTCGTGAAAAACTAATGGATAAGCTAAACGACTTTTACGCAAAATAG
- a CDS encoding Crp/Fnr family transcriptional regulator: MKIVNDEQKRNAFILMHQLDTYLSNALLSSMRLMEVKRGEYLITQNSQATHLYCLVEGKLQIERYEINGEHVVFSFEQAFCVIGDLELFSAKDEMVFSTVQALVPSYLLALPLSIVRQKALQDANFLTFICQQLSQKLYQSSLKHSQSPYSSEFKLRRYLFFKTQQEGLSFQLEKRDPLAAMLGISTRQLNRALAHLVSIKAITLKNKSITVLNCECLSYIDNSNE; the protein is encoded by the coding sequence GTGAAAATAGTTAATGATGAACAAAAACGTAACGCTTTTATTTTAATGCATCAACTCGATACTTATTTATCTAATGCATTGTTATCTTCTATGCGATTAATGGAAGTGAAAAGAGGAGAATACTTAATAACGCAAAATAGCCAAGCAACACATTTATACTGCTTAGTGGAAGGAAAATTACAGATTGAACGCTACGAAATAAATGGTGAGCATGTGGTTTTTTCTTTTGAACAAGCTTTCTGTGTTATTGGCGATTTAGAGCTTTTCTCAGCCAAAGATGAAATGGTGTTTAGTACTGTACAAGCCTTAGTACCTTCTTATTTATTAGCGTTACCGCTTTCTATTGTCAGACAAAAAGCATTACAAGATGCAAATTTTTTGACCTTTATTTGCCAACAATTAAGCCAAAAACTTTATCAATCATCGTTAAAACACTCTCAATCCCCCTATTCTTCAGAATTTAAATTACGCCGATATTTATTTTTTAAAACTCAGCAAGAAGGACTCTCTTTTCAATTAGAAAAAAGAGATCCATTAGCGGCAATGCTTGGGATCTCAACCAGACAATTAAACCGCGCTTTAGCACATTTAGTGAGTATTAAAGCGATTACATTAAAGAACAAATCGATAACGGTATTAAATTGTGAATGCTTATCCTACATTGATAATTCAAATGAATAA